CCAGATCCAGATCTGTTATTCCTGCTATATTACCCACCGAAAAATTTAAACCGGGAGCCTGATTATCCATTCCGTCTAAAAACTGGTTGAATCTCACATTTCCATTTGCGTTAAACCCTCTAGTATTTAAAGATTTGAAGGTAAAACTTTGTGTACTTTGCTCAACGCCTTTCAGATTTACCAATCCATCATAAAAAGAAGTAGCCGCCGTCTTTTTGATATCTTCTATTGAAATACGTTCGATAGAAACCGGCGATTCCAAAATACGTTCAGGAATTCGGGATGCGGAAACCACTATTTCATTACCGAGTATATGCTGTACACTTAATGCAGCAATTATCGGTGTATTTTGGTTTTTCACTACAAATTCCTCCGGCACATAGCCTAAAAAAGATACCTGTAGCTGTAAGGGTAAAGATGCTGCAATATGTAAACTAAAGCTGCCGTCTTGATTAGTAACTGTTCTCTTACTATAGCCCTTAACAGCTACCAGAGCACCGCCGATAGGATCTTTACTCACTTTATCAAATACACGGCCTTTAATTGTAATGGACTCCTGAGCAAACGATAACTGATTCTGAAATAAAATAAAAATAGATAGGTAAATGGGTAAAATATACTTTCTATAAGCGTTCAATTTGTAAGTTTTTAATTACGTGAGCGCAAATATAAACACAAGAACCCATTTTAATACAAGTTGCGTGGACAAAATTCAACAAGTTCCAGTATAACACCAGACAGACAACACGAAAAATATTTAGTAAAAAACACCCAAATACATCAAAACAACCATTCACATTAAAGAACTTATCAGTTCTACCGGTCAAAATTCACCATTTCATTTTGTTGAACATAAGTAGACGGAGTTATCCCTGTCTTTTTTTTAAAAGCGGCAAAAAAAGTACTTCTTGATGAAAATCCCGCATCCCGCGCCAGCCCCTCTAAACTAAACGAGCGCCAATCTCCGTTATCCAAACGCTTCTTCAGGTAATCCACCCTATAAGAGTTTATAAAATCTGTAAAACGCTGCTTATAATAATGGTTTAAGATATACGAAAGATGATGTATAGGCATCTTTAAAGCCTTTGCCAACTCATTAATGGTATAACCTGGCTGTCTAAAAGCTTCCTCATCAATGATATACTTTCCAACCTGTTCCGCATAACTTTCAATAAGTTCGGGGTTAAAAGGAATTTCCCGATCAGGCGATTTATCCACTTGTTGAGTATCCTCCATAACCAGTGCCGTCTCAGAATCGGGTTTCTTTGTCATTTCAGGCTCTATATCCAGCGGCGCTAGTTTGCCGGTACCTCTCGGTACGCCATACAAAATTTCAGGTTTAAAAAAAAGATAAATGCTTAAAGCCATAAATCCAGCCACCTGCATTAAACGCGGGATAGAACGTCCGGAATCAAGCGGACTTTTTCCAGATTCTAAATTTAACCAGGCAAACACAGACATGCTTCCCAGCCCGGCATAAACAACAGTACAAAAAACGGCAAAGGTAATCAACCAATTAGTCACTGTCCTGAACTCTTTTAAATTATCCTTCTGAAGAATTTGATAGAGCAATCTCCATTGAAATATCAGGTAAATTACACCTAGTATCCATCTCAACTGGAAATGCCAGAATGCAGGTATCAGACCATCACCTCTCTGATAAGCCAGACTGAAATTACCAGCTATTGCATTGGCTACCATCTGTTTTTCCTGCGGCCCCGACAAGTAATATGGAAGCAATTCCATTGCATGCAGTGTTGCCGGCAAAAAATGTAGCCAGTCATATTTTCTGAATCTTGTTTCATCCAACAGAACACTACGGGTGTAGAGATAATTACAGGCAGGTATCAAATAATAAACAGGACTTCCTATACGGTAAATACCTGGAATATAAGCCAACCATCCCGTTACAATTAACAGGTAAAGAAAAACATACCATCCCCAGCCAAAAATCACTACTCCTAACAAGCGGTTGGCATGTTTCTGACTCCCGCCGCTTTTAAACAGCAAAATACTCGTCAAAAAACTGGTAAAAACTCCACCTATTAAAAGAATATCGTAATAATTTATCACAAGCCCACCTTTGTCAGATTAAACAATAATATATGTCAAAGATAAAACTATCAGTGTTTTTCAAAATTAAAAAAACAAGTTTATTCTCTTTACAATGCTTTTCCAAAATTTTCCCTTTATTTAAAAAGCTTTTTTAGGTACTAACTTTAAGAGTTTATAAACTCTTTCTCTGTTTTATTTTAACCATCACATTAACAGATTCTCTTGTGGATGGACTGAAACTGCCTACAATTGGAAAAGTCTTTTATAAAAAAGAATAGGTTAGAAACCTGAGGAACTTGACTATTATTTCTTTATTCGTGTAACATAGCTACCAGGTCAGGGCTTAGCTGTAAGACTTGAACCAGGCGCGAGATTGCTTCGCAGGCTCGCAATGACAAAATAGGAACGTAATTGCTCCAAAGGAGTTTCTTTCGAACGGACCCGGGAAACAATCTTTGATAGTAAAAGCCAATCACGCTCAAGTTTTCTGTGTAAAGGTATAGTGCGAAAGGTGATTTGGACCTTTATGTAAAAGTATTGATGGGAGAAACCATATCCTCTGAACAGAGAAAAACAAACTACTGCAAATGTTTAGGTTTCTTCTTCTCACTCGCCTGCTGAACAATTTCGCTTATTCTTTTTTGACGGGTTTCAGCTCGTTTAGCCAAAACAAGCCATTGTAGAATTGCTTTCCTTACTGATTTGCTTAAACTTAGAAAATACTCTTTTGTACCTTCATGATTATTAAATTCTTCTTCCAGATCATATGGAATTATTAATTCCTCCACCTCATCCAGAATAGTCCAAGAGCCATTTTGTTTGGCAAGCTCAATGCTGGCATTCCCTGCGTCAGTCATTAGTCCGTCTGCAATCAGTCTTTTTACTTTTTCTTTATTGATTTTAGACCAAGTACTTTTCGGCTTCCTCTTGCTAAAAAACTGATGTGAGGTTTCCAGGTCTATCTTGATTCTTTTACTGTCTATCCAACCAAAACAGAGCGCGGTATCTACAGCCTCGCTCCAGCTGATTGTAGATTTGCCAGAAGATTTGGAATAAAGGACAAGCCATACAGACGATTTGGAAAGATGATTTTGTTCCAACCATTTTCTCCACTCTGCAAGGCTTGCCGGATAAAATACTTCCTGTTCCTTCGCTGACATTGATTTGTATGCAAGTTCAACTTTAGATTGCAATAGTATGGGAGCGCCACCTAAAGACCAAACGCTTTATACTACACTGTTTTCTAAGAACATAGTTTTTATAAAATCTACCTCTCCGGTCTCGACGTTATAAAATGCTCCTATAATACCAATTTCACCATTCTCATACATTTCACGCAATACATCGCTTTTATCAAGAATTTCGGTAATCGTATGATCTACATGCTGATTAGCTACCAGATTAATACCTTCAAGGGAATTTAGATCTACGTTTGTATGATGTTTCCTTACATATTCAATTGAAGGGTTTACCTTTTCAAGAAGATTAGTAAGGTGTCCCAGATGAACTTGTTTACATGCGCCGGTAATTGCTCCACATTTAGAATGTCCTAATACTACAATTAGTTTAGAACCTGCAAGTTTACACGCAAATTCCATTGAACCTATCACATCCTCGCTAAGTACATTTCCAGCGATACGAATACTAAATATGTCACCAAGCCCCTGATCGAAAATAAGTTCTGCTGAAGTACGGCTATCTATACAACTTAAAATAGCTGCAAAAGGGAACTGGCCATTCTTTGTTTCGTTCACCTGTTCCAGCAGGTTACCGTGAGCTTTTAAATTGTTTACAAAACGCTGATTGCCTTCTTTTAAAAAAGATAAGGCTAACGAAGGTGTTACTGATTTTTGGTCTTCTATATTATGTAATCGCATGCTGTAATTTTTTCACAAAGGTAGAGAAGTAAGAGGAAAGTAGAAAGAGAAAGTTGTAAGTTGTGAGTGGAAAGTAGTAGGTAATAAGTGGTAAATAGAAAGTCGCAAATAGGAATTGGTCTTTGCTCTTTGTTCGTTAGTCCTCTTTCCTATCCCCTTATACAATTTTAAGTGAATAAAAAAGCCATTCATTTAGAACGGCTCTTTTTATTGCATCAAATGCAGTTATTATTTTTTGTAATGGGTCAAAGCTTCTGGCAGATATTTTTTAATATCTGAAATACGTGTCGCATCACTTGGGTGAGTGCTTAAGAACTCGGAACTACCTGCTTTCTTTCCTGATGCCATTCTTTCCCAGAAATAAATAGCCTGGGATGGATCGTAACCAGCCATAGCCATAAAGGTTAAACCTAAACGGTCGGCTTCCGATTCCTGCTTTCTCGAATTCGGCAATAACACGCCCACCTGAGCTCCTACGCCGAACATCTGATCGAAAACGGCTTTCCCCGAAGCTGTTTTAGTTACTGCAGCACCGGCCAAGCTCCCTAAACCCGATGCAATCATCTGTTGAGAATAACGCTCAGCAGAGTGTCTGGCTATCGCATGAGCAATTTCATGCCCCATTACCGTTGCCAAACCAGCATCATTTAAGGTGACAGGCAAAATACCTGTATAAACAGCCACTTTTCCTCCAGGCATACACCATGCGTTTACCTCGTCACTTTTAATCAGATTAAACTCCCATTGAAAATTGGCTATCTGGCTTCCTAAGCCGTTATCATTCATGTACCTGGTTACGGCAGCAGCGATCTTATTTCCCACTTCCTTAACCTTTTTTGCTTCGGCAGTATTAGTGATTACATTTTTAGAGTTTTCTGTGAGAAACTCTTTATAACTTGTTGCTGCAAGCGTGTTCATTTCTCCATCACTAACCAAACTTGCCTGTCTTCTTCCTGTCAGTGGAACCGTAGAGCAGGCTCCCATCATCACAATTAATGCCGAAAAAGCTATTCCTTTAACATTTAACTTTAACATAAGTTTAATCTTTCTTTTTTCCAAATAAGTTAACTTTCGATTCCTTTCCTTTCAACAACCTTTCTATGTTTTTTTGGTGTGTTACCAGAATGAGTACACAAATGCACATTCCGTAGATTAAAATTGCCTTTACTGATACATGGAAAATAAATATCAGGCTCA
This genomic interval from Pseudopedobacter saltans DSM 12145 contains the following:
- a CDS encoding carbonic anhydrase, yielding MRLHNIEDQKSVTPSLALSFLKEGNQRFVNNLKAHGNLLEQVNETKNGQFPFAAILSCIDSRTSAELIFDQGLGDIFSIRIAGNVLSEDVIGSMEFACKLAGSKLIVVLGHSKCGAITGACKQVHLGHLTNLLEKVNPSIEYVRKHHTNVDLNSLEGINLVANQHVDHTITEILDKSDVLREMYENGEIGIIGAFYNVETGEVDFIKTMFLENSVV
- a CDS encoding M48 family metallopeptidase, which codes for MLKLNVKGIAFSALIVMMGACSTVPLTGRRQASLVSDGEMNTLAATSYKEFLTENSKNVITNTAEAKKVKEVGNKIAAAVTRYMNDNGLGSQIANFQWEFNLIKSDEVNAWCMPGGKVAVYTGILPVTLNDAGLATVMGHEIAHAIARHSAERYSQQMIASGLGSLAGAAVTKTASGKAVFDQMFGVGAQVGVLLPNSRKQESEADRLGLTFMAMAGYDPSQAIYFWERMASGKKAGSSEFLSTHPSDATRISDIKKYLPEALTHYKK
- a CDS encoding YdeI/OmpD-associated family protein: MSAKEQEVFYPASLAEWRKWLEQNHLSKSSVWLVLYSKSSGKSTISWSEAVDTALCFGWIDSKRIKIDLETSHQFFSKRKPKSTWSKINKEKVKRLIADGLMTDAGNASIELAKQNGSWTILDEVEELIIPYDLEEEFNNHEGTKEYFLSLSKSVRKAILQWLVLAKRAETRQKRISEIVQQASEKKKPKHLQ
- a CDS encoding helix-turn-helix domain-containing protein encodes the protein MINYYDILLIGGVFTSFLTSILLFKSGGSQKHANRLLGVVIFGWGWYVFLYLLIVTGWLAYIPGIYRIGSPVYYLIPACNYLYTRSVLLDETRFRKYDWLHFLPATLHAMELLPYYLSGPQEKQMVANAIAGNFSLAYQRGDGLIPAFWHFQLRWILGVIYLIFQWRLLYQILQKDNLKEFRTVTNWLITFAVFCTVVYAGLGSMSVFAWLNLESGKSPLDSGRSIPRLMQVAGFMALSIYLFFKPEILYGVPRGTGKLAPLDIEPEMTKKPDSETALVMEDTQQVDKSPDREIPFNPELIESYAEQVGKYIIDEEAFRQPGYTINELAKALKMPIHHLSYILNHYYKQRFTDFINSYRVDYLKKRLDNGDWRSFSLEGLARDAGFSSRSTFFAAFKKKTGITPSTYVQQNEMVNFDR